In the Salvia miltiorrhiza cultivar Shanhuang (shh) chromosome 8, IMPLAD_Smil_shh, whole genome shotgun sequence genome, CCATTTCTTTGAACAGCTTCAAGCCATCTTCGCATTTGCCTTCACGAAATAAGGCCTCTAGCATTATGTTATAAGAAACCACATCGGGCTTCATTCCAGAGCTCAATGCCAATTGGAAAATGCGTTCAGCTTCGTCCAGTTTTCCTAGCATACAATATCCATTCATCAATGCAGTATAAGTGACAATATCGGGTTGAACATCAATCTCCTTCATAGATACCAACATATGTTCGGCCTCTTCCACCTTTCCATCTCTGCACCAAGCATCCACAAAGATATTACATGTCACCACATTTGGGCTGACCAGATCAGCAATCATCTTCAAGAAAATGTCTTGAGCCTCGTCCATTCTTTTCATCTTGCACAACCCTTCAATTATTGAACTATATGTCACAACATTGGGTGAAATCCCCTTATCACCCAAAGTGGAGAGGAGTTGGAGAGCTTCGTCCACCTTTCCGTTCTTGCATAGACCATCAATAACTGCACTGTAAGCATAGACATCGGGTTTGCAGCtcccttttcctttttccaATGAGCAGAGCAAATCAATCGCCTGGAGAATATCTCCAGCTTTGCATAACCCATTAATTATAGTACTATACGTATATTCGTCGGGCTCGCACAGTTGGTAGGCCGACAGCTTCCCCAACAATTTAGCTGCCTCTGGGATCCTTTCAACAAACAGAAGGCCTTTCACGAGAGTGTTGAAGGTCACCACGGTAGGCTCGAACCCACGCTTGAAAAAACTGCCTAAGATCGCAAACCCAAAATCAGGCCTTTTGAGTCGGCAATAGCAATCAATCGCAATACTCAACGTGTAGTGATTTACAGGAGCATCCCTTTGAAGCATTTTTTCGAACAGATGAAGTGCAGCAGAGTATTGTTTCAGCTTCACCACAGCACTCAGCAATCTCGAGAAAAGCTTAACAGAAGGAAGCGGCTCCGTTCCCATCATATCCTGAAATAGAGCGACGGCATCATTGGGTTCACGTATAGATTCAAAATCGAATCTGGGATAGGCGGAGAAGTGTCTCCTCATTTGGCAGCTGGCATTATCAAAATGAAAACTGGGTAGAAGAAATGATTGATAATGTGGAGAAGTGATGGCAAAAGTGGAGAATTTAGATGAAGAATTCGACAAAATTCTACCGAGAAACTTGGCGGCGTGGTTAGACCTCATTCTTGGGATAGTTTTGTAGTTGTGACCACTGAAATTAAAAGCTGAAGAATTGGGGAAGCTCGCTGTTGAAGAAGGAGAGATAGGGTTTTGTGAGAAGAAACGGAGATTTGGGGAATTGGAAGTGCTAGCTGGGGAAGAAGGGTAAAGTAGATCTGGTTATATTTGAGCCAATCTCAGCCGTTCAAAGAGTAATCGCATTTGAACAGAGGAAAACGCATTTCATTCTCTACTTTATAATTTATGATGTTATTTTCCTAAAGTAGCTCTCAATTTCCTACCAATTTaataaattctgatttttcGGATAATTTTTTGCATTCACATTTAGCTCCTCTAAAATATGATTATGactttttataattaatttctgAGTTTGGCTCAAATTAATActgcaaataaataatttacaaacttaaacaaattatgttttagcaTGTGAAGTACTAtgagattaattaaaaaaaatatgttatattaaagggttaattgcatgaaaatacacaaactttagtCGCAATTTCATTTTGCACATAACTTTTAAaacttacattttaaatcatgaactttACATTCCTtccaatttttccttaaaattgagctcCAGCCATCGGAGAGGCTGATGTGGCGCCTATGTGGCATCCGAGCACATGCCATGTAAATCATCGGAAAATTACTTAGATGGCGTCATTTTGAAAAGAGTAAAACGGCGTCGTTTCCTTCTAAATCGTAGAATTAGGTTTAAATATCACAAAATTACCTCATTTCCTCACATTTAAATCAGAATTAGGGTTCCTCACCAACCTCACCAAATAGGCGCAAATGTCGACTTCTTGTGCGACTTCTGGCCAAGTTCAGTCAGGCATGAACTCACTGGAGTGCTATTGTAAAACTCCGGTCAAAAAATCGATTTCGAGGACCAGCAGGAATCCTGGGCGTGAATTTTTCTGTCATAATCATAATTTATGATGTTACTTTCCTAAAGTAGCTCTCAATTTCCTACCAATTTAATAAATTcttaagaatttttttgttcttttgtgTTGGATTTTTCGGATAATTTTTTGCAATCACATTTAGCTCCTCTAAAATATGATTATGACttttcataattaatttctGAGTTTGGCTCAAATTAATACTGCAAATAGATAATTTACAAACTTAAACAGATTATGTTTGAGCCTGTGAAGTACTATGAGATTAATTAAAGAAAGATATgttctattaaaattaaaaatgaataaaccAATAAAATTTAAGCTTCAAGCTCAGGATCATATATATTAAGTTCATGAATCTATATAcaaatgtatgtatttttttgtgGTTGAACTTAGCTCCAATTCTTTGAAACTTAGAGCATCAGCAATGGGGGGCTCGTTTGTGGGCtccagccccccccccccccccccaattgcCGAGCCTGCGGCTTGCGACCCGCCCCTCCTCCGCGCTCCGGGCTCACATGGTATTTTAGGTAGGCGCGTGCAATGGCCGCAGATTCAGAGTAGTGATGCAAATCAATGAGTTTGAGCGTGTTTATCTCTCCCATCTTCGAAGGGATCTCTTGCAACTGCCACAGATCTCGAGCAACGAGCTTTTCAAGAACTCGAAAAGCAGAGGTGTCTGCAGCCCAACACATGACATCACAGCCGTTGATTCTCAAGAACTAGAGACAAGGGAACTCACAGTTGAAAGTGCTCCACTCGCCTGCCAAGAAAGAGCTGTGTTCAAGCTCAAGAACTTGTAGATGTTGCAACGAACCAATCGTTGCCAGATCTTCTCGAGTGAGGCTGCAGTTTCTCAAGCACAACTTGTTTAGCCAAGTGGGGAAGGCAAGCCTCTTGCTCAGCAAATCCACTGGATATCGCGATATGCTGAAAGGGAAcctcatgtttagtgattcgagcTTCTGTAAAGAGCCGAGATTGTGGAGATAGTGTGAGCACAGGCAATCCTCGTAACCTGTCAAGACATCATCAAAAACAACACGCAATTTCTTGATGTTGGGAATTCTCTACTTGCACAAGTGTTTGCAAGTTTCTCAAGAAACAAGCGTCGTCTTCCCGGTCACTTGGAGGAGGATCAGGGAGACAAATTTTAATGCACACGGCGTGCCTTAGTTGTGACATCTCCCAAATTTCAGCTTCCTTGAAAGATCGACTACACCTTCCTTGAAAGATCAACGTTTGCAGATTCCAAACATAGGATATTGAAAAGGGAAGCTTGACAAGTGAAAAACAATGAATACAAGATAGAGCTCAGCagtaacatctctctctctctcccattaACATCCCTTCCATCACTTGTTTCTATTCATACTGTTTCTTTCAGCAGTTCTTGTTTAAGGTGATGCTTTTTCTATGTTTCCTATTTTCTCTTCTAGAAAACTATTTTCTATGTTTCCTATTTTCTCTTCTAGAAAACTATTGCTTATTATTTTCGATGCTCAGTTTTCAATGAATGCAGAAGTTGCAAGTCAAGGTGCATAGCTGAGCAACTCCCAATCCAAACAAACAATCCCACCAATAGTGCTTACTACTacaaatgagagagagagagagacaaagaGAGAGAGGGCACTTTGATTATTTTTCCACGTTACCTTAGAAAAACATAGAGATTAAATAGACAAGATCACAAATAAACAATTGAAACATTTCAAATAATCATAGCATAAAGATTAAATAAACAACATCACAACTACACAATTGAAGCATTTTAAATCATCATAACATAAAgatcaaataaacaaataagcAATTGTACTTTCCCTTAATCTCGATTGCAATAATTCTTGACCTTCAAACAGAATACAAAACCTAACTAGAATAGAAGTCCTTTGGTACGAGTTTCTTAACCTTATTAAACAAAACACTATCTTTACCTTCACTTCTCACGGGTTCAATCAACATCGAATATGTAGTGTTGTCAAGTGTGAATCCCCTTGAATCCATTTCTTCCAACAGAGGTATTGCATCACGCATCTTGTTCCTTTTGAGAAGACCTTGAACAAAAACATTGTATGTCACACTATTAGGCAAGCATCCGTCGTTTACCATTTGCATCATCAAATCCTTAGCCTCCTCTATCTGCCCATCTTTGCAAAGTGCACTGATAAAGATTTTATATGTTACTACGTTCGGCTGCATACCTTTAGATGGAAGCTCGTCAAAAAGATCCTTATCCTCCTCCATCTGCCGTCCTTTGCAAAGTGCACCAATGAGAATATTGCACGTTATGACATTAGGCTGCAAACCTTTGGATGGAAGCTCGTCAAACAAATCCTTTGCTTGTCTAACACTGTTGTCATTACACAATCCTTCAATCAGAATACTGTATGTTACAATGTTCGGAATAATACCTTTATCATCCATGGTATGCAACACTGAAAATGCATCAACAATACGATGAGCTCCGCACAAACCATCCAACAAGACATTGTAAGTCTTTATATTCGGAGACACTTGTAGAGCTTCCATCTCTTTAAAAAGCTTCAACCCGTCTTCACATTTGCCTTCACGAAATAAGGCCTCTAGCATTATGTTATAAGAAACCACATCGCGCTTTAACCTTTTGTAGGGAATTATGGTAAAAAGATGTGAAACTTCGTTGACTCGCCCCTTTTTGCAATACCCGTTCATCAATGTACTGTAGCTTATGATATCGGGCTTCATTTAAGAGCTCAGTGCCAATTGGAAAATGCGTTCAGCTTCGCCCATTTTCCCTTGCAAACAATATCCGTTAATCAATGCATTGTATGTGACAATGTTGAGCTGAACATCAAGCTCCTTTGATACAGATCATTATTTAGTTATAGTTAATTAGTatattgtttctttaatttatttagttatttaggcTTAAGTTATTTAGGGCTAGAATAAAGTAGTGCGTCAGGCTTTTGTATGGGCTTTAAGATATTTCTTGGGCCTCAAGTTTATGTAGGTCTTTAAATAGTTATTAGTGAGTTAGGGTTAGGATTATCGTCGTAGTATTATTCTGGACAGCTTTTGCTGCAGGCCTCGCAAGAGGAGTTCGGGACAACGTTCTTATTGTAGGCTTCGCAAGAGGAGGGTTACTCTTTGATTTCCTTGTTcagtttttatttcaatttatttctctTTCAACTCTCCTGTTTTCGGTTTATCTCAAACCCTTCACTCTATCAATTGGTCCGACCTGccggattaaaaaaaaaaaaagatgacgGAGAAGACGATAGAGAAGGGTGTTGAGTCTGTTGACTCGAGCTTGACAACATTTAAGCGAATAATGGAGAAACTCAATCTCATTGAGGAGTTGTTGGCAATTTAATCAAGAAAAATGAAGCTCGCTCCCATTCCATGTAGCCAAGATAGTGTCAAATCAACCACGCCGCATCCACCTCTTGTGATGACTCCACCGCCTCCACATCTTGTTTCCATAATGACTCCCCCACCTCCTCCTCCTGTTTCAGCGACAAGTCTGCCGCCTCAGCCTCCTGTTTCCctgacgccgccgccgcctatgcCTCTTGTTTGCATGGAGACGCCTACTTCTCTTATAGAGACAGTGGTCGTGGTGGCTTCTGCCCCTTCAAATATACTTGTTGCGTCGCTCCCTACAAGAACTTCATCTCTTTCAAGGGTTGCTCCCCTCTCTACAAGGGTTGATTCCCTCTCTACAAAGACTCTTGGGCCAACAATGATTTACGCCAGCTTTGCTCATCGAGATTGGAAGGAATTGAGTCAATTGACTAAGGAGTTTCTCACTATGATAAACTTAGGCAGAATATATAAAGCCTCTCCAGGGATCACGGTGCAGCAAGGGGAATATGAATTTTCTAATCAAAGTAGCTTGAAGACAGGGAAGATTTGGGAAGTCTTTTGAAGTGCTTAcagccttgaggacaaggctgtTTTGAAGAGCGGAGGAATTGATACAGATCATTATTTAGTTATAGTTAATTAGTatattgtttctttaatttatttagttatttaggcTTAAGTTATTTAGGGCTAGAATAAAGTAGTGGGTCAGGCTTTTGTATGGGCTTTAAGATATTTCTTGGGCCTCAAGTTTCTGTAGGTCTTTAAATAGTTATTAGTGAGTTAGGGTTAGGATTATCGTCGTAGTATTATTCTGGACAGCTTCTGTTGCAGGTCTCGCAAGAGGAGTTCGGGACAACGTTCTTGTTGTAGGCCTCGCAAGAGGAGGGTTACTCTTTGATTTCCTTGTTcagtttttatttcaatttattacATGTCACCACATTTGGACAGACCACATCAGCTATCATCTTCTTTAACATGTCTTCAGCCTTGTCCATTCTTCTCCTTTTGCATAACCCCTCAATTATTGAATTATATGTCACGACATTCGGTGAAATCCCCTTATCACCCAAAGTGGAGAAGAGTTAGAGAGCTTCTTCCATCTTTCCATCTTTGCATAGAGCATCAATGACTGCAGTGTAAGCATAGACATCAGGTTTGGAGCTCCCTTTTCCTTTATCCAATGAGCAGAACAAATCAATAGCCTGTAGAATATCTCCAGCTTTGCATAACCCATTAATTATAGTACTATACGTATACTCATTGGGCTCGCACAGTTGGTAGGCCGACAACTTCCCCAACAATTTAGTTGCCTCTGGGATCCTTCCAACAAACAGAAGGCTTTTCACGAGAGTGTTGAAGGTTACAACAGTAGGCTTGAATCCACGCTTGAAAAAACTGCCTAAGATCGCAAACCCAAAATGAGGCCTTTTAAGTCGGCAATAGCAATCAATCGCAATACTCAACGTGTAGTGATTTACAGGAGCATTTCTTTGAAGCATTTTGTCGAGCAGATGAAGTGCAGCAGAGTATTGTTTCAGCTTGACCACAGCACTCAAGCAATTTCGAGAAAAGCATAACAGAAGGAAGCGGCTCCGTTCTCATCATATCCCAAAATAGAGCGACGGCATCATTGGGCTCACGTATAGATTCAAAATCGAATCTGGGATAGGCGGAGAAGTGTCTCCTCATTTGGCAGCTGGCAttatcaaaatgaaaaatggGTCCAAGAAATGATTGATAATGTGGAGAGGCGATGGCAAAAGTGGAGAATTTAGATGAAGAATTCGACAAAATTCTACCGAGAAACATGGCGGCGTGGTTCGACCTCATTATTGGGATAGTCTTGTAGTTGTGAGCCCTGGAGTTGGAAGCTGAAGAATTGGGGAAGAAGGAGAGATAGGATTTTGTTTTGTGAGAAGAAAGGTGAAAAACGAGTTTTGAGGAATTGGAAGTGCTAGGTGGGGAAGAAAGGTAAGGTAGATCTGCTTATTTCGATTCATGGTGAGCCGTAGGATGTTGTTGATCAAATCTCAGCCGTTCAAGGAGTAATCGTGTTTGGGGAAGAAAAAAACGCATTCATAATTAATTTCTGAGTTCAGCTCAAATTAGAACATAAACGTTTGCACGAGGACTCAGTTTGgtttgtaaataaataatttactaACTTAAACAAATTATGTTTGAGCTTGTGAAGTATGtgaataattaaacaaaaatatattttattaaaatatttaaaataaaaaatgaataaattaatcaaatttaagCTTGAAGCCAGCTAAGTACGTGTTAAGttcatgaatttatatataaatgggttaatttctccaaatctttaaACTATAGTCACTTTCcgttttttccctcaatctttgaactttCCATAAAAATCcaccaactattaatttttccCAATTTTCCCATGACGGAT is a window encoding:
- the LOC130999326 gene encoding putative pentatricopeptide repeat-containing protein At1g12700, mitochondrial — its product is MRSNHAAKFLGRILSNSSSKFSTFAITSPHYQSFLLPSFHFDNASCQMRRHFSAYPRFDFESIREPNDAVALFQDMMGTEPLPSVKLFSRLLSAVVKLKQYSAALHLFEKMLQRDAPVNHYTLSIAIDCYCRLKRPDFGFAILGSFFKRGFEPTVVTFNTLVKGLLFVERIPEAAKLLGKLSAYQLCEPDEYTYSTIINGLCKAGDILQAIDLLCSLEKGKGSCKPDVYAYSAVIDGLCKNGKVDEALQLLSTLGDKGISPNVVTYSSIIEGLCKMKRMDEAQDIFLKMIADLVSPNVVTCNIFVDAWCRDGKVEEAEHMLVSMKEIDVQPDIVTYTALMNGYCMLGKLDEAERIFQLALSSGMKPDVVSYNIMLEALFREGKCEDGLKLFKEMEALQLFPNIRTYSILLDGLCSAHRISEAFSVLHTMEDKGIVPDIVTYSILIEGLCNDNKVREAKDLFDKLPSKGLQPNVITYNILIGALGKRGQIKEAKDLFHELPSKGLQRDVITYTILIGALCKEGQIEEAKDLFHELPSKGLQPDVITYTILIGALCEEGQIEEAKDLMMQMVNNGCLPNSVTYNVFVQGLLKSNKAQDAILLLEEMVSRGFTLGVNTISMLIEHVKREGKDSVLFNKVKTFIPKDIFD